ACACAGGGATAACCTTGGATGCTGGAAAAAGAAAGACACACTGGTAGCTACATAAGCAAAGCACCTTGCTTGTTTTGTTTGTCTTACTAGGAGCCTTTAACTTGCCTTAGACCATGATCTCGCAGGCTATTAATAACTTCACATGTTTAAGCTCCTCCACTACCGCCGCCATGGTCGGTCTCTCGTCCATGTCTTCCTTGAGGCATTTGACCGCAAGTTCGCCAATCTTGTCAAGACACTCTGTGTAAACAGCAGACTGAGCATCACCCGGGAAGATCTCTCTGTCGTACATGCTTCTCCCGTTGCCCGCCTCCTTGTAGGACTTGACGAAGTCTATGGGAAGGCTGCTGTCGCCGTACATCGCTGTCTTCCTCGTGATGAGTTCAAGGAGcaccacgccgaagctgtagacATCACTCTTCGCTCTGAAGCAATTTGTCTTCATGTACACTGGGTCCATATAGCTCCAATCCCCTCGAACATTCTTGACGAACGCGTTCCCGTATTTCAACAAGAGCCTGGACGACCCAAAGTCTGAGACCTTGGGCACGAGGTTGTCGTCGAGAAGAATGTTGCCGGGCTTGACGTCCCCATGGATGCAGTTGTCCTCACCATGCGAGTGCATGTAGGAGAGAGCTTCTGCTGAACCGATGGCAATGTCCATGCGCTCTGACAGCGAAAGTTCACGCTGCTTCTCAGAAACGTGAAGAATGTCCTCGAGGCTTCCATTGGGGATATACTCGAACACCAGCTTGGGAACGTCAGTTTCAAGGCAGCAACCGATGAGGCGGACAAGGTTCGTGTGCTTGAACCTGAACTGGATGGTAATCTCATTCACGAACTCCTCCTTCGGCATCTCCTCATCTTTCTTCACAGAGCATTTGACAGCGACCtgttgggacccatcaattgtCCCGATGAAGACCTTGCCAAAGTTTCCTTCTCCAATGGGCTTTTTATAGTTGTTTGTCATCTTCTTCACATCCTTCTCAGTAAAGTTTCGAATTTCCATTCGCTTCAGGATTTCCCCACCGTTGTTTTTGAAACGTTGACTCAGCCttctcctctgaagcaacaaaatcaCGAAGAAAGCAAGGACGAGGGCAACAAATGTTGCTGCAGAAACACAGACAATCAAGTACACGGTCAGTCATCTCGGACTAGAATTCTTTCCCTCTCCTTGAGATTAGAGAAATACGTTGTTCTACTCTGTGACAAACATGAATCAATTACTAAAAGTACAACGGCAGCATGAGTTGTGATCAAAAGCCCTCAGAAACATCTGATGCTTATTTGTAGATCGGTTGATAAGAGCATCAACAGATCTACAAATAAGCATTTTTAGGTACGGGTTGCAAGGTAAACTTCTCTACAAATGGTGGAAATCCCTAAAATGATCTAGGAGCGGGTGATAATGTGGCCTGACCCTAGAAATGATCTCGTGTAAATGAATTCAAATGTTTGCATATGATTttggatgaagataaactttatTTCAAATTTGTAGAGCTCGACGAGACCTGAAACATTATACTAGAGTGGTTATTATTTGAGATTGTTTTTGTACTCCAAACATTCATCATAAGTTCTCGGAGTTTGAAATCTAGAACTTTTTAATTTCCAAAAGACGATCTTGGATGCATACAAGCtctatatcaaaattgtagtgCTCAACGAGATCTAAAATTTCATATTTAATAAGTTTTCCATTTGAGATCGTTTAGAGTCACAAATATAAACTATAAAGAGGTATTACATGTGCCCTACAAGACTAGGATAATGCATTTATATTTCTACCAAATTATGTAGATAGTTTGGTAGGAGCTAACATTATTAATAGAAGTTAAACTTTCTACCATATTATATAGACGTGCATGTACACATCCTAGATTAAAATTTAACTATTTAGAAGCGTGTGTTGGACTCTATAGTTTGAATGTATTACCATACATTAATGCAAATGCATTTTGAGCATATTTATTATATATTGAACTTGCGATGTTTGATCATTTAAAAAACACTCAAGAAATATGAAATATATTATGTAGTgaaatataaatatattttgcaggaacaaaggaaaaatataatttgacGGACGAATGATGGCATCACCTGCTTGGAAAATGATTTCTCGGAGCAGCGGCCCCTACAAAAATTTCACGGAGGATATGCTATAGAGTTACAAGTGGCTGTACGGTCCATAAGGATGGAATGCGCGAAGCCTAAGGTTAATGGTTTGGACCCTTGTAAACGCACATGCGCATATTTCATTTGAAAATCCGACGACTTCTAGCAGTGGGGATGCGTGGTGGCTGGTtggatagatttttttttctttttttactatTCTATATTTTCTCTGATTTTTGCATTTTTTATAGTTGATTTCTAGGGCTAGATCATGTTGTGGTGCACCCCTAGAAATTAATTTCTAGAAACGGGTGCAACATGACCTGCTCCTATAAATTAATCTATTTTAGGAGGGGCTCAAGGCCCGCTGATGCTAATGCACTGTTTATAACTGCAAAAGGTAGGAACAAGTCTTGTGCCGCCTCCTACTACAAACACCAGCCATTTCAATCGCACCTAAAAAGCACGACCAGTGTAAGTATATAGTTTATCTTGTGTGCCCCATAGACTAGATCATATTTAGATGCAACCAAGATGGCGCTTCCCCAGTTGTCTCTTACATATTGCCATACCAAAATACCAAATGATTCCATTTCCCTTTTTGTTTACTTTTTATATATAATGCACGAACTGGGCCGGCCTTTTGGCTTACATATGTTGATAGTACTTCTGTGTGAGTAATTTAATTAAACACTAAATATAAGAAGTGGATTTAAATAAACATATGTGTACGATATTCTACAACAGAATTGAACTGTTGTTGCAATCAACAACAAAACTGAAATAATAGTTGTGAATTGAAGATCCACCAGGATGAGGTGGTTATTGATCAATAATGAATGAATGCTCACCTATTGTCGCAGCGACCGGTGCAGGAAATATGGGCTGACATCCTTTGTCAGTTCTACCATCTCCTCTGTGCCCGAACTTGCATTTGCACTTGTAATCGCCCTGTGTGTCTTGGCATGTGCTACCGCTACCACATGGATACATTTTTTTGTAAACCATCGGATTTAGTTTTCGGAGATCACACTCATTAATATCTGCATAGTGGAAATATACACAATGATAGTTCGTACAAGATAAAGTAAATGGCCCAAAGCATTGTGTTTTGCCACTCAAACTAATTAAGCTAATAATTAGGCAGTACTTAAGAATCAATTTTATGGACGGCATGGGTATCGTTTATCCGTAAAAGCAAAATGCCCTTGGGATTAAGATAAACTCCCTCTGTCCAGGCTTTTTTAATTCGTAACTTTTGCTTAACATCTAGACATAGTTTATACCTAGATGCACAGTCGTAACAAACCTATGAATGTAGAAAAACCAatatgacctataatttggaatggagggagtaatttgtGGTTAAGATTTATTTTATTGATGCCACATGAATGAGTCATTCATGATGCAGTACGTGACGGAGGGAGGCCTAGGGCCATGACCCTAGTCGTTGGCTCTCATTTAATCTTCTGCACACTATAGCCATTGTAGTATAAGAGGTCAAGTAGTCCCACACTGTCCCAGCCAGCGCACCATCGGCCCATGGAGTGCCCTCTGTGTTGGGGCAGCCCAGCTTTGCACCTGCATGGAATGGTCCGAGGAAGCAGGAAAGCTTGTTTGATCAATTTTTATACATAGGTTAGCTacatgtactttttttttttgcaaaacttaCATGTACCTCAATGAAACCATTGTATATATGGTAGTGGAGAACGCGTTTATGATTTCTGTTTTGGGGAGCCTGGTTTAGACTTAGATGTTTTGATTTTGATCCGGTCATCCCGtttatcccttttttttttgcagtcaCCATGATCTCACTAGCtattcaaaaaagaaaatgatcctTGATGTTTGGAACCAAGCACTCACTTAGCATTTGTAGAAAGGGAATGCTAACTCCTACGAGCTGGTGATGGAGGATTTACTAACTTGTGCATCCACCGACGACGTAGGGATTTCCCGTGTATCCCTCGGAGCAGTTGCAAAGGTACCCAGGCCCCGTGACGTCAACGCAGTGGCTGTGGGCGCTGGCACAAGCCGGAGCAGTCGGTTTCCCTGATGCCCCACTTGACTCCTGCCCGATCTGGCAGGACCCATTGCCCCTGATGGCCCAGTCAAGAACCACTGGGATTGTTCTATTTCCAACACGGTCTGTAAAGCTCTTGTTTCCAATTCGAGTGAGGTCGTGTCGTTTGAAGTGGTACCTGAAATAGCATGTAGAAAGCACAGGTTTTACTCAATAAATTCGAGTTTCCCATTTCTTGTGGCAAATAAATTCAAACTTGACGATCTCAATAACCTTAACTGCCATTACATGTATACATACTAGCTTAAAATTGCAATTTTTGTCTTAATTCTTGGACTACGGTCTATAGGTTAGCGAAAACTGATCAAAACAAGTAAAAGGTCAGACAACTGAAAAATTAAATACTTTTTTATTACACGTACTATAAACTGTAGTAAAATGAATGGTATCGTTGGACTCGTACGTTTATTTTGAGTTGTATACATCAACCGGTTCAACACAAAAGCTTAAGCTACTTGAAGGTACTTCACTAGTTTAGATACTTACCATCCTTTCTCGGCGATAAAGGCGTAGCCACAGGGGCTGTATTTCCAGGCAAAATTGGCGCCGTAGTTACTCCAGTCGACTGTTATCGTGGTAAGGTTGCGCGGTATGCCTGTCTGGCAGCAGCCAAGACCTGTGCACTCCTCTCCGTCTTCAGCAGCTTCATGCAAGCTGTTGCATGAGGTGATGCAGCCAGTGAAGAAGCTGGAATCCTCTCTGCCTTCTAGAAACGCCAACGTGTCGCAGCCAATGGCCGTGAAAACGTTGCGCGTGGGCGAGATCAAAAATGGCGAGCCCATGAGATATAGTGACCAGCCGACCTGCCCATTTGATTCAGTGGTGTTGGATGAGTTGTAGCATTTGTACGACACTGGGGAGAAGACACGCATCTCGCCGGCCTCCAACGAGATGCTAATGACCTCAAAATCGGACAAGTATGCTCTTGGAGGGTTAAAGCTATGGTTGCAAGTGATATTAAAGTCATCTATGCCTGGCCAGGCACAATCGACGCCGATGCCGAATGGGTATGGAATGTTTACGGTGCCGCACATTCTAGGGCAGTCCGGTCGTGGAGCTGGCATCGGTGATGGCTGGGCTATACCGGAGAGGGAGGCTGCCACCACcggcagtggcagtggcacaATATAGGAAAATGCTAAGGTTGGAGTAAGTAGAAACCACAGCACTTGTACTGCCATGGCTGCAAGGTGCTTCATGCTTTTTTATGAATGACGAATGAGCTAACAAGTTGTTTGGTTTGCAATTCGGTTCCAGCATCATGGCTATTTATAGGCACGAATCTTATGGCGATACTCGTTAGCTGCTGCACACTGTTATTCCTGTCACCAGGTCAAGGTCGTATTACTAATTTCATCTGCACCACATACACGGCCTTTTAAAATATCTACTACTCCagttttatgttttatttaCGTTCAAAACATGGTTTCGAGGAAACTTCGTTTAAATCTAGCTAAAATAATGATGTTGACAGAGCTCGAGACGTCTAGGTTGGTAAAGTACTGAAGTGATGTTTGGGCTACATGAGAACTAGAAAGCCCATAGGTATTGTACTGTGGATGTTTCGGACCATACAAAAACATGCATTTCTGAAAAGTAATAAACATTTGGAGACATTTCACTAAATGTGAATCCACGATCTCGCTAGCTAGTGATGGACATTTCATGAATATTGCTGCCTTTTATATTTACACACATATACAATTCACTGAACGGAGATTGTGTGCAGTCTCCTTGGATGTTGCCAGCTTGTGCGGAGACTAGAATATTGGTGGTCGTCGCACGGCAAATTCCTGTCAGGTCAGTACGGGCCGGTTAGACAAGACGTGTAGACAACGATGGGTCGTTGATTCTCTAGTACCTTTGCGGCCATAGCCTCGTATAGGCTACCCATCGGCAGAAGGATACGTTGGATGTCCAGCTGTCGGCGAGGATTCTGAGAGGATCAGAGAGCAGCGATTTGAATGCCAACACAGCAGTGAGGTCAGTGTAGCTGCCGTTAACATGGGTTACACTTGGGCTTGGAGACGAAGAAATAACAGCAGGCAATAGGACTGGAAGCAAGATGGTCAAAAACACTAGAGGGACTGGGTAGCTTGCAGTGGCCATTGTTGTGTATTTTTGGGCTGATAGGTCATAGGTGGTGATGTTATATACTTATATGTATAGGCCCGTTGTCACATGTCCAAGTCTTGGCTCGTGGTTCCTTTATTTATTTGTCACACGGTACGTGACAAGTATATTTCTGTGGTAGCAAAAAAACAGTGTCACTGTTACCTTGACTTGGGAAGTCAACAGAGATCTTTTATATTATTATAAAGTAATAAACATTTAGAGACATTTCGCTAAATGTGAATCCACGATCTCGCTATCTAGTGATCGACATTTCATGAATT
This genomic window from Setaria viridis chromosome 8, Setaria_viridis_v4.0, whole genome shotgun sequence contains:
- the LOC117834723 gene encoding wall-associated receptor kinase 2; its protein translation is MKHLAAMAVQVLWFLLTPTLAFSYIVPLPLPVVAASLSGIAQPSPMPAPRPDCPRMCGTVNIPYPFGIGVDCAWPGIDDFNITCNHSFNPPRAYLSDFEVISISLEAGEMRVFSPVSYKCYNSSNTTESNGQVGWSLYLMGSPFLISPTRNVFTAIGCDTLAFLEGREDSSFFTGCITSCNSLHEAAEDGEECTGLGCCQTGIPRNLTTITVDWSNYGANFAWKYSPCGYAFIAEKGWYHFKRHDLTRIGNKSFTDRVGNRTIPVVLDWAIRGNGSCQIGQESSGASGKPTAPACASAHSHCVDVTGPGYLCNCSEGYTGNPYVVGGCTNINECDLRKLNPMVYKKMYPCGSGSTCQDTQGDYKCKCKFGHRGDGRTDKGCQPIFPAPVAATIATFVALVLAFFVILLLQRRRLSQRFKNNGGEILKRMEIRNFTEKDVKKMTNNYKKPIGEGNFGKVFIGTIDGSQQVAVKCSVKKDEEMPKEEFVNEITIQFRFKHTNLVRLIGCCLETDVPKLVFEYIPNGSLEDILHVSEKQRELSLSERMDIAIGSAEALSYMHSHGEDNCIHGDVKPGNILLDDNLVPKVSDFGSSRLLLKYGNAFVKNVRGDWSYMDPVYMKTNCFRAKSDVYSFGVVLLELITRKTAMYGDSSLPIDFVKSYKEAGNGRSMYDREIFPGDAQSAVYTECLDKIGELAVKCLKEDMDERPTMAAVVEELKHVKLLIACEIMV